Genomic DNA from Perca flavescens isolate YP-PL-M2 chromosome 23, PFLA_1.0, whole genome shotgun sequence:
TTGAACTGTAAGGTTACAGGCTAGTTTGCCTACTCTGCAGGAATATTACATAAACATCATAAGGATTTTACAGGAGTATTATAGGGGTATAATAACCTTCGGGTGGGCAGatgttttgtggcttttttccccccacattGTAGACACACCCATAGACTGCCCTGGGCGACCAGGAGCCATGATTaacaatgtgtctgtgtgtgtgtgtgtgtggcgacCCTGCAAATCGCTCAAGTTGTCCGCTGGGTTTATCCGGAGGAATTTGTGCCCAACCAAACTCTAGTGTGCGGGACGGACTGCGCGTCTTGGgcgtttggaaaaaaaaagaatctcgGTTTGGTTCTCATGAGAGGACGGAGCGGACCCACGCACATCCCGACCTCAGCCTTGTCCAGTCGCTAGGGAATGGCTTTGCGGTCCAGGACGGGCTTCTACCGGCAGGAGGTCAACAAAACCGTGTGGGAGGTTCCGGAGAGGTACCGGGACCTGAAGCAGGTCGGAACAGGAGCCTATGGGACTGTGTGGTAAGTTAAACACAAACTTTTACAGCCCAGAGAAGTATTGATTGAGTTTTTGTCAGCTGATTTGAGGCCAGTGTGTAATGCCATGTCGCCCAATCGGATTTACCAAATGCATTGTCATCCAAAACCACCTCTTCTTTTGTATTTTACTTTGCGTTAAATAGGCTACAGGGGTAATACAGAAGTAGATATGTTTAAGTATTTTGTAAAGGAGTATTTTAAgtattatacttaaaaaaaaaaaaatcaaaatagaCCTTTTCCTAATGcacaagaaagaaacaataaagcGAAAGTAAAAAAGTAGCCTACCCTGTCTAGATAATTGAATGAGAcacttttacattattttactcAAGTATATTTTTAgctcagtacttttacttgtacttgagtattttataatattcctgcagcagcagtaggCTACACTGCTGGTTTGGGATATTTTGGTCAGCAGTCTCTCCACAGCTGGCTCTACAGGGCCTTTCTTTGCATTGTGTTGTATGGATGAGGGTCAACAAAGaacccccccgcccccaccTCTCCATTCTCATTGTTGGAAGAAGTCAAAGAGCCTGAGTTAAGTGTATAGAATGCACCACTACATTGTCTTCAatcacccccaccccctcacAGCAGACATTGTGACTTATGATAGCAAAAAAGGCACAGGTGTAATTGATATTATTAAAGAGGCCCTGTTCCATTTAGatgttattaattacacctgtAGATATCCTTATAGACTTGTTAAATGCCTTCTGTGAAAAAACACCTAAAGTGAAATATAACCTGTTTTGTATCGGTCTTTTTCAGTTCAGCATGGGACCGCCGGCTGGGGACGCAGGTTGCCATCAAGAAACTTCATCGACCCTTCCAGTCCAAACTTTTTGCCAAAAGGGCGTACAGAGAGTTGCGACTCCTCAAACACATGAAGCATGAAAATGTAAGAACGCTCTCCAAGTATTTTAAAAAGCATCTTGtgtgatttttaaaacaaaGGGAACGAGACTGCAGCGTGATGTGGAAGCAGATCGGACAGGCTGAAGGGATATTAAGAAGGGAATTTACAACATACAGTAACTGTCTCAAGGTCTTTTGGATATGGAAATGTTTGAATCAGatttcatttgtgttttttatttctccgGTTCAGGTCATTGGGCTGTTGGATGTTTTCACTGCTGAGATTGCATTGGACCGCTTGCGTGACTTGTAAGTTTCCGTGCGCTCCGTCTCACTGCTGACTATAAAAGGCTCGTTACTACACTGGAGTGATCTGACTCTCCTTCTGTTACCATAGTTACCTGGTGATGCCGTTCATGGGCACTGACCTCGGCAAGCTGATGAAGCTGGAGAGATTATCAGAAGACAGGGTGCAGTTCCTCGTCTATCAGATGCTGAGAGGACTCAAGGTGAACACCACGACCAACACAGATACACGCATGTTCCTCATTACCTTCACCAGCATACATGCAGTTTCTGTCAGAGCAGTGTAAATAAGTGTAAATGATGTCTTATTTACTCAAAAGGGAATGTGATTACCATGTTAGTTATCCAAGTGAGGGTCATATAGACTTGTTTCAGCGAGTGGAGCCCAAGTTGCTgatgttgtctgtgtgtgtctcctctctcctcagTATATCCACTCTGCAGGGATCATCCACAGGGTACGTGAACTTTGACCTTTCAGGCTATGAGCCTTCGGGTGGGGCTGTTGCTCTTTTTGACACTCAATCCCATTCATCCTGAGATTCCCACACAGGGAGCTttgctctgtttgtgtgtgtgtgtgtgtgtgtgtgtgtgcatttgaatGTGTTCCTCAACTCAAGACAGAATGATACGCTGTCTATTTCATTTTGTACTGAAATGTCCCAGATGTCTGAACATCTTTGACTTCGCCCACCCAGTTAACGGCTTGTTTTGAAGATTTTAGTATAACTTGCATGAATTGATTTTGAAAATCTGGGATTGTCACATTCATACTGAATGGCTGGATTCAGCCCtgggagtaaaagtaaaataattaaaatggagTGATTTCATTATAAAATTATATTTACGAATGTCTTCTGATAACTCCTATCACTTACTTGATCTCCTCTCACATTTCTGTTTCCCACAGGACCTCAAACCTGGAAATTTAGCCATTAACCCGGACTGCGAGCTAAAGGTACTCTAGCTTCACATCAAGCTCTCATAATGTGAACATCCCATACACCTACACATTTCCATGTTACACTTATTTTTCTTTCCCCTCTTTCAGATTCTTGATTTTGGCTTGGCGAGGCAGGCCGACGCAGAAATGACCGGCTACGTCGTGACACGCTGGTACCGAGCACCCGAGGTTATCCTCAACTGGATGCACTACACACAAACCGGTAAACTCTCCTAACATTTTGTGTCAACAGGTGTgcagaaaaaaaggcaaagagaCCTATTTCATAACAACAAAGCTGATTTTTGCTCTCTGTTGCAGTGGATATTTGGTCGGCGGGTTGTATTATGGCAGAGATGCTGCTGGGAAAGCCGCTGTTCAAAGGAAGCGATCGTATCCTTAACTGTCACCAACGCTGGCTCGGCTTGATTTTTTCTCTTGCACCGATTGTGTCAAACCTCATCATTTAATTGCTGTTTTCATTGTCTGTACGTGTTGATCACACTAGCATTATAAGGTGAATAGAAAGCTAACttttgaaagggaaaaaaaaaatccatccatgcaaCAGTTGATACTTGACCATAGCTACTGCCAGACCTGGACCAGCTCAGAGAAATCATGAAGATTACAGGAACCCCAGCTGCTGACTTTGTTGTGAAGCTACAGAGCCAAGATGTGAGTCGTACCAGGCATATTAAAGATGCACTCGATGCACACACTGGATGTAAAAAATTGAAAGGTGGTTGTAAAAAGTTTGCAGTCTGCTCCCTCAAAACCTCAAAGAGAACAGCGGCTGTCGTCATTTTGCTTTCCTAGTTGTCAGTGCATTCCAATAGTGAGTTTGACAgcattttaatcacacaaaGAAGAATCAGAATGTCCATAGAAACTTTTCAAACCACTTCTGCTCCATAACCATCCATTCCTGTTTGCTCAGTATGTTTAAAACACTCCTTTTTTCACTAAATACAAATTATTTTCACAGCATAtaactaaatactaaataatTTGTGTGTCAGTGAAGAGTGTATATTTTGCTATAAAATGGTCAATATAAAGATAAAAGGTATAAGAATAAAATCTATCCATACCTAACTTCTCTGTGGCTTATGGAAATCCCTTAGTTTACCAACCTTTGTCGTGCTTCTCTCCACTTCCTCTCTCGACAGGCCAAAAACTACATCAGAAGTCTACCAAAAGTGCCAAAGAAAGATttgctctctcttttctccaAAGCTAGCTCAAATGGTACGTAACGATCTGTTGATTCTCCAGTTTGCCCTGGTGTTGGCGCACTGGACTCTGTCATGCTGACCTTGACATGTATATCTGcaacacacagcagtgtgtgtctTGGAAAAGATGCTGCTCCTGGACCCTGAGCAGAGGGTGAGTGCCTCGGAGGCGCTCGAGCTGCCTCTCTTCAGCGAGTTCAGAGATGCCGAGGAGGAGACTGAGGCGCTGCCCTACGATCAGACCATGGACAACACAGACCTGCCGCTGGACCAGTGGAAACgtaagagagaggggagaggccGGTTTACATTTACAGCTGAATTAATCAATGTTTTATGCCAACATAGAGTCCAAGAGACTGTGGAATTTGAAAGGTGCTGCTTGTAGTGACAAACCTGCAGAAATGATGACAAATTATCATTCTATCCTGCAGTTCCTCTcagcactgtgtagtgttttagcCTAAGCGCACTAAAGTGAAACAAAGTTAGCATCTAGCTGGtaaacacagtggagcatttagctgctaaagagtcagatatttccctcaggaagtttaaaacagaactaaaaggagagtgaatattggactgaCATAAATCAGGGCACCTGAAACACACCCATTTAAAGCTTTATTCTCCTTTAAGGGACATTTTGTTTTGCTAATATTCATCCTAAATTCAGATCGCCAGTGTTCTGTGTTGTCACAGTACCTGCTGTTTGCCAGAGGAGGTCAGTGAAGATCTTAACACGTAGTAATACACAGCAGGCGCCGTTTATTATATGTACAACTGGAGAGGTAGCAGAAGAGAAATGCAGTTTGGCGGTGAAGGCGAAGGTGTAGAACGTGGATGTGAAAGtaggacacaaacacaatttaGAATGGACGATGCATACTCCtgtcttttgtgtttgtacagGTCACACTTTCACAGAGATACTGACCTTCAGGCCATCCAGGGACTCCAGACAGACGTCACTTTaaggcacacatgcacacaatatTGCACAcgtcacacatacatacacacgcacccaaaaatattattttcttgttgactttgttgtgtttgtgtaggaGTAATGGATATTATTAGTCTGAAtgaataaatgtgattttctcAGTTGTTAAGAGGCTCAGTTGTGTtttagtgcatgtgtgtgtgtgtgtgtgtgtgtgtgtgtgtgtgtgtgtgtgtgtgtcagattaTGTAGCCATCATCCATAGATAACATGGTCAAATTCACACTAACTGTGACTGCTTCCTTAAAGTCAGTCTATCCATTATGTAGcagttttcttttgtctgtttGCTCTTTGATTTATTCTGATAATTTCTGGCATTTCTGGAGCTGAGGGCGAGGTCACCCATTGTACAGTACCAAGGTTGAAGCTGGGAATGAAGAAGTGAATAATGATGCCACACGCATCATATTAACCACTGGTTGTCCCAAAAACAATGTATCTTCATGttacgattaaaaaaaaaaaaaattgtgaatgAAAATGGGGCCAACAGAAATGGCTTTTATTCTCACAGTTTATTTTAGGTGGAGCTGAGTTATGACGATGTCTTGTTAGATtttgttgtatgtatgtgtttttttcaataTGAATTCCATATTTGTTCAGGACACATTTCCTTTTACGGTGATCAGACTTGTGACATTTCCACACATCTCTAAACCATTACGCCATCCTACAAACTCCAAAACACTCCCCTTAAACTGGCTCTGAGCCTGGAGCGAGAGCACTGCTGCTCTCAAGTTTTTCCTCTTTTGCATCTGAGCTTTCTCCATGGACTCCCATCTCATCTGGGAAACTGACCCTGGATTTACCAGTAAAGAtatgtaaaaaacattttttttttcctactgaCGATCTGCAAAGAGTCACTCAGGGTGAAACCTCCTTCTAAACACATTCTATGGACTTTGATCTGCCATCAATTAACAGCAATGCACTTCTCATTTGAGTGACTGAGAAGGCATATATGtttctcctcagatctctctGATAAGAGCTGTTTGCCTGCTAATATTGACTGACTATGCAGTGCCAGTTCTCTATTTCCTGGTAGCTTTACACTTCAGATTCATATGGGAAAATGGAGAATACCTATAAATCTAAACAATACGGAGGACGTTCAAACCTCAGCAGGcttttgttgctgctgtttctgGCAGGTAATACATGATTTTCCTATTGAACAAAAATACCAGTGGCATAGTCACAGTTTTTAGTTGGGATAATTTAGTCCTTTGGCAAGGTGTGTGAGTGCTGCCATAGTGATTTGGGAAAAACTTTTACTGTGTTTTACTTGGAAAACTCCTTACTTTGTGTATATTACCTGCTATAAATGTGATGTGATAAATGTATAAATCATGATCTAAAGTAAATGTTTGCggtacttgtacttcacttgagtttttacattttaagatACTTCTTCTGGTCCTTTACGTTTCTGAAGAAAATAtactactttttactccactacatgtaATTGAAAgctctagttactagttactttaaagATGAAGATTTTACATTAAGAAATATCAGTTTTTAAATTATGAAACATTGTTGTAGATTTAAATACACAACACTATATGAAGTAGTTACAATCAGCTCCACCTCAACCACctacaacagtaaaatcctAATTccaatccaataatataatacatactaaacacacattttctttcctgtGAAATGAGTGTTATTAGTTATGATAGTTTAGGTATATTTTGCTCATAATATGTCTGTACTTTCACTTTACTGAATGCTGTATTTCTACATAGAATGTGGTATATTTGACATGGTGGCATTGTGTATTGCAAGCCCATGTAACGTTTGCTAAACAATTCTTACTTTATTCACAAGTGAGAATTATAAGATAATGATAAATACTAAAGCATAGTTTATTGGTAACGTGAATAAAAAGGAGTTATGAAGTTAGCAAACAAATCTCAGTTGCACAGTATGTAAAGTTTGCTAATGCAAGCTAATATTAGCCAAAATAAGTTACTGGTCATGCCAGACTTAGTAAGGCTGTAGCAGCAAAATGGAGTGTATTCAAATGAGCAGGGgtgttttattgcttatgaATTTCACTTTTCATTGAAATGTTATTTCTTCTTTGATAAGTTACATAGCCTATCTTTAAGTAAAGGATGTGATacctcttccaccactgctggaTTGTTAAATTTCCCAAGATGTTCGACAAGAAAATCCAAATGAAGGTCCATTTATTGTCTTTTGCCTAAGCTTTTGACCATATCACACCATCTGCCGATGAAGACTGTGTGATATGGTCACTCAGTTTTATCGGGATGAATCTACTGACTTGCTCAGTTGCTAATAATTTTATTCAGAGCCGCGACTTAGCGTCCGTGTTAGCTTAAAACTCAAGCATCAAAGTTCATTATTGACCTTGGAAATAATAGTTTGACCGAACAATCCAAACTTAAAGTCCACTTGGTAGCTTTCAACAATCTtgatgacaactgagcaaactcctTTCGCTGATGAAGACTATTTGATATggttgaaagctctggaaaaaaGAAGTAAGTGGACTTGAGTTGGGATTGTTAAATCAAAATAGTATTCCTGAGGAGAGGAATGGACTTTGATGCTTAATGCTGATGTTTaagataaaaatgaaatatgttttCATTGACCGTGTAGGCCTTCAGCCAGTACTGTCTTCAGATGGAGAGACCCCTGGACTAGATGGCGATGACGACGACGATGACCAGGGTAAGTGGTTTtctattcaaataaacaataaaacctAAATTAAAGATGCTATCTTTATCAATGTTAATGTCCGGatgctaaataaataatttaatttcattCAATTCTGTAATATCTTGGTATGATTTATGACTGTAAAGAAATGTGAACACTAGATTATAGTGGTAATTGTGACATTTCCAGAAGCAGTGAAAATCAGCTGTACAATTGTTGGTCCGGACTACGTCACTGTGGGCGTGCCAAGCAGCGTTGAGTGTTTTTCCAACTGCCTGATGATGAAAACTGCATGTAGCTATTCTATGTCTTTGGATGGACAGATAGCCAAGGGTCAGGGCAATGTGCTAGCCTTCACTGTTAACAATTGGGTGGAGGAATTAACAGTGACATGTACAGTCACAGTTGAAGATACAGGGCTAACTGCGACGACAACAAAGCAACTGCAAGTGTTAGGTAAGTGATAGCccttttcttgatttttaaaCAAGACATTGTTAGGGTTTGTTTATGAAGGATTGGCCTGTATTTATAACTTCTGTGCTTTGTGAATGTCTTTCCCTCCTAATGACTCTATTTGTCTTTCTCACCTTAGCTGGACCTGTCAATGTTTCCATCACAGGCCCCGATCTAATGAATCCATCAGTGAGCCACACCTATAGCTGCCATGCCTACTGTCGGCCATCTTGTATCTATGCCTGGAAGACGGATAAAGGCCCATGGATAGGTGGTCAAGGGAATGTTATTTCAGTCACTCCTCTGGAGATGGACAACTCCAAAATGCTCATCTGCAAAGCTACCAATAGTGTGTCTGGGCTGTTTGACACTGCTACTCGGAACATAGCTGTGGCCTGTAAGTCAAAGTCCCAAACCTGGAGAGAACACCTTTCCagtcaaattattttattaataaaagagGGGCCCGGATTCATAGCTAGTTTTAAGCATTAtatgaatagtttgacattttgtgaaatacGCTTACCTGCTTTCTTGCcaaaagttagatgagaaaatgaATACCAATTCTCATATTTGtttggtaaatatgaagctccTGCCGGTGGccgtttagcttagcttagcctagcatagcATAAGGACTGGAAACATCAGACACTACCAGAACTTCTAAAgcttatttattgtttaaactGTACAAAAAATCCAAGTGGAACGACAAGATGTGAATTTATAGGGGGTTATGTCCCAGACTATTTCTTTCTCCaaaccaggctagctgtttccctgtttccagttGTTATGCTAAGCTTAGCTAACCTGCTACTTATCTGGGGAATAAATATAAAAGTTGTCATTAATACAACTGTCATGTTTATACAGTTTATCTAACTTTCTGCAAGAAATCAAATACgcttttcccaaaatgtcaaactataccTTAGTGAACAAACTACAAGTTAGCTAATACGCTACCACCTACACACAAAATCaaacagattaatcaatgaaGAAATTATTACTTTTAGTCACCAATTGATAGAAACTAGAAATGTCTGTTCAAGTTTGCTAGGGACAGACAACTGAATGAACATTACATTATCTGAAAGCCTTTGCACAAAATTGATTGTACAATTTCTTTCTCAACAATGATCTAGCCTCACTATCTTTCTTACAGCTGGTCCATCTGATGTCCAGATCAAAGGCCCCGACGTAATAGAAATTGCAAAAAAGTACAAGTTTGTGTGCACTGCAGAATGTCTGCCTTCTTGTCGCTATGTGTCGTCTGTGGACAGCCAGACTGTGAGGGGCAACATGATTGAGATAGCGGTGGATTATCCGCTTCAATCTGTCACTCTCAGGTGTGAGGCACAAAACATAGCTTCAAGGAGGACAACTACAGCTGTAAAGACTGTACAAATAGCAGGTGGATGAGCCATAAAATGGTTTATAAAAGTACATCATAGTAACACTTGTGTATGCTGTTACTTAAcctgtttttttgtcttcttttttcttgtgttcAGGGTCAGATCGCAACCTGTCCACTCGTCCTGAAGCGACCCTAgctgtgctgctgctggcctTCATCATTTCTGGTGCCTTCACACTGATGTGATCCAGCTGCAGACAGGTTAGGGTTAATATTGTAGAGTTGTATGATCCcagcaacatttttatttttagttgctttttaaaaatgtaagtgCATGGGTCTTACTACATTACTTCTattattcattttcatatttatttgtagttgtttgttttatttcatttcttaTCATTTTGTGCAATTATTGCAGCTGTAATAGCAGGTAAAGACTTATTGTTCTTACCATTTTAAAACtaatttctctctgtctttgtctctgtctttgaTCTTTCTTTCTCAGATTGAATGTGTGATGAAGAAAGGTCGGTGAATTGTGGAGAATTAATGACTCATGTACCGGTTATCTCACGCTGCATACTATCCTTTTCCATTCGTGTTGACAGTGGGCTGAACCCCTGTTTGCACTTTCTAGTACGAGGCGTGGAAAAGCACTTGGTCATCGACGTGTGCACATGGGATGTCGGAACTGAGGAGTTGTGAAGATATCTGGAAGATTCTTCCACATTgatacatttgaaatgttatctatacagaaataaaatgatgaCTTTTACCACAAGACTCAGACACTTTTTCTTCAGTTACAAAATATGTACAAACACAACATCTTATACTTGCAAcaatggtggaatgtaactaagcaAATTTACACAAGtactatacttaagtacaaatttgaggtacttgtactttactcaaGTCTTTTAATTTCAGGCCACTTTCTTCCTCGCCACTCCACTTTCACAAACGTTTTTTAACACTAGTTTATAAAAtaggatgttttattataaattcaACTATCCAATCCAAGTCCAGcacagttgattgacagaactgttttgatcgtttccattttccaaaatgtgaggatttttttgcattaagtacttttacatttaatactttaattttaagtacattttcctgattatacttacatacttttacttaagaaaccttttcaatgcaggacttttacttgtaacagagtatttttacagtgtggtattagtacttttactttaagaataggatctgaatacttcttccaccactgacttgCAACAGTGGTTTCCATACTTGAGGACCagacacaggtgttttcagttagaCCTCTGCGCAGGTTGTTTGGGTGGAGCTATGCTGGGAATTGAACTATAGTCACTAAGCCTAAATGAACTGATGCAAATCATAAAGCTGTGATTAGTTCCACCCTAATGAGTGCATTCAAACTGACAGGAGAGCGAGGGAGATATCAACCAAGCATAGTTTGTACACAACCGCACAGTCCTGAGATAAGGTCTGATCAGGCTAAACAAGTGACAAagactgtgtgtgggtgtgtgaagTGGCTTTAAACTGGCAGTCTAGTGAGAATGTTTGATGATTTGATAAATTGATGTGATGCCCCTTCATTCAGTCCTggctccacctgcaggttggaTGGTGATGGTACACCACTGAGATGTGCGATTAACGTTTTTCTTTTCTGACAAGACAATAACAagccacatacacatacaacacaatggggtacgtgtgtttgtgtgtgtgtgtgtgtgtgtgtgtgtgtgtgtgtgtgtgtgtgtgtgtgtgtgtgtgtgtgtgtgtgtgttgttttttccaaGTATAGTCTTATAAAGATCCAGGGTCCTTCATCTCCTCTATCAAATTCATAGAGGGCTGATGCAGCCCGATCCATTGACAGCAAATCCATAAAGTCCCTTAACCAATTGTCTGTGATAAAGCAATTGGGTTTATGAATTTTCCAATTCATCATGATAATTCACTTAACCAACCAAAAAGGCAAAAGCGATGATGCGTTGAATAAGTTGTTGACTTTACAGATCCGTGATTAATAAATGGGAACAGTGGGATCACTCTTAACGAGAAGGCTCATTTCCAACCAGCCAAAGAGCATTTCATTAAAAATAACTAACAATGGGGCGCCTGTagagctcacctggtagagcgtgcgccccatgtacaaaggctcagtccttgtcgcagCAGGCCGCAGGGTCAACTTCCGACCTgcaggccctttgctgcatgtcatttcatctctctccccactttcacatcttcagctgtcctatataataaaggTCCTAAAATgcgcaaaaaataataaaaaaaaaaaagattcttatGTGTTAAAATGCAATCTAAATGTAAGGTCAGTTCAATGCTCCGCACGCTTCAGGTACGTGTTTGCGGTCATCTTATGCTGGCAAATCGCAGTGACAGTTTAAGGACACACCCAGGGTTCATATCAGTCCACTGACAAACACTTTCTGAGAAGTGCTCCACTGTGGtttgtaaccctaaccctaacaacacCAAAAACTAATGAATaaagctatttttatttttattactgtACATCTCCATATGGCTCACAGTGTTATTTTTGGCCACAAAtggctgttttcagtgaaacgTCACTAACAACCCACTGCACACTACCTGGTGGG
This window encodes:
- the mapk12b gene encoding mitogen-activated protein kinase 12b isoform X1 gives rise to the protein MCLCVCVCGDPANRSSCPLGLSGGICAQPNSSVRDGLRVLGVWKKKESRFGSHERTERTHAHPDLSLVQSLGNGFAVQDGLLPAGGQQNRVGGSGEVPGPEAGRNRSLWDCVVAIKKLHRPFQSKLFAKRAYRELRLLKHMKHENVIGLLDVFTAEIALDRLRDFYLVMPFMGTDLGKLMKLERLSEDRVQFLVYQMLRGLKYIHSAGIIHRDLKPGNLAINPDCELKILDFGLARQADAEMTGYVVTRWYRAPEVILNWMHYTQTVDIWSAGCIMAEMLLGKPLFKGSDHLDQLREIMKITGTPAADFVVKLQSQDAKNYIRSLPKVPKKDLLSLFSKASSNAVCVLEKMLLLDPEQRVSASEALELPLFSEFRDAEEETEALPYDQTMDNTDLPLDQWKRHTFTEILTFRPSRDSRQTSL
- the mapk12b gene encoding mitogen-activated protein kinase 12b isoform X2 — its product is MCLCVCVCGDPANRSSCPLGLSGGICAQPNSSVRDGLRVLGVWKKKESRFGSHERTERTHAHPDLSLVQSLGNGFAVQDGLLPAGGQQNRVGGSGEVPGPEAGRNRSLWDCVVAIKKLHRPFQSKLFAKRAYRELRLLKHMKHENVIGLLDVFTAEIALDRLRDFYLVMPFMGTDLGKLMKLERLSEDRVQFLVYQMLRGLKYIHSAGIIHRDLKPGNLAINPDCELKILDFGLARQADAEMTGYVVTRWYRAPEVILNWMHYTQTVDIWSAGCIMAEMLLGKPLFKGSDHLDQLREIMKITGTPAADFVVKLQSQDAKNYIRSLPKVPKKDLLSLFSKASSNVCVLEKMLLLDPEQRVSASEALELPLFSEFRDAEEETEALPYDQTMDNTDLPLDQWKRHTFTEILTFRPSRDSRQTSL
- the mapk12b gene encoding mitogen-activated protein kinase 12b isoform X3, whose product is MALRSRTGFYRQEVNKTVWEVPERYRDLKQVGTGAYGTVCSAWDRRLGTQVAIKKLHRPFQSKLFAKRAYRELRLLKHMKHENVIGLLDVFTAEIALDRLRDFYLVMPFMGTDLGKLMKLERLSEDRVQFLVYQMLRGLKYIHSAGIIHRDLKPGNLAINPDCELKILDFGLARQADAEMTGYVVTRWYRAPEVILNWMHYTQTVDIWSAGCIMAEMLLGKPLFKGSDHLDQLREIMKITGTPAADFVVKLQSQDAKNYIRSLPKVPKKDLLSLFSKASSNAVCVLEKMLLLDPEQRVSASEALELPLFSEFRDAEEETEALPYDQTMDNTDLPLDQWKRHTFTEILTFRPSRDSRQTSL
- the LOC114550130 gene encoding uncharacterized protein LOC114550130 isoform X1 — protein: MENTYKSKQYGGRSNLSRLLLLLFLAGLQPVLSSDGETPGLDGDDDDDDQEAVKISCTIVGPDYVTVGVPSSVECFSNCLMMKTACSYSMSLDGQIAKGQGNVLAFTVNNWVEELTVTCTVTVEDTGLTATTTKQLQVLAGPVNVSITGPDLMNPSVSHTYSCHAYCRPSCIYAWKTDKGPWIGGQGNVISVTPLEMDNSKMLICKATNSVSGLFDTATRNIAVASGPSDVQIKGPDVIEIAKKYKFVCTAECLPSCRYVSSVDSQTVRGNMIEIAVDYPLQSVTLRCEAQNIASRRTTTAVKTVQIAGSDRNLSTRPEATLAVLLLAFIISGAFTLM
- the LOC114550130 gene encoding uncharacterized protein LOC114550130 isoform X4, with protein sequence MENTYKSKQYGGRSNLSRLLLLLFLAGLQPVLSSDGETPGLDGDDDDDDQEAVKISCTIVGPDYVTVGVPSSVECFSNCLMMKTACSYSMSLDGQIAKGQGNVLAFTVNNWVEELTVTCTVTVEDTGLTATTTKQLQVLAGPVNVSITGPDLMNPSVSHTYSCHAYCRPSCIYAWKTDKGPWIGGQGNVISVTPLEMDNSKMLICKATNSVSGLFDTATRNIAVAWSDRNLSTRPEATLAVLLLAFIISGAFTLM
- the LOC114550130 gene encoding uncharacterized protein LOC114550130 isoform X3; protein product: MENTYKSKQYGGRSNLSRLLLLLFLAGLQPVLSSDGETPGLDGDDDDDDQEAVKISCTIVGPDYVTVGVPSSVECFSNCLMMKTACSYSMSLDGQIAKGQGNVLAFTVNNWVEELTVTCTVTVEDTGLTATTTKQLQVLGPDLMNPSVSHTYSCHAYCRPSCIYAWKTDKGPWIGGQGNVISVTPLEMDNSKMLICKATNSVSGLFDTATRNIAVASGPSDVQIKGPDVIEIAKKYKFVCTAECLPSCRYVSSVDSQTVRGNMIEIAVDYPLQSVTLRCEAQNIASRRTTTAVKTVQIAGSDRNLSTRPEATLAVLLLAFIISGAFTLM
- the LOC114550130 gene encoding uncharacterized protein LOC114550130 isoform X2 — encoded protein: MENTYKSKQYGGRSNLSRLLLLLFLAGLQPVLSSDGETPGLDGDDDDDDQAVKISCTIVGPDYVTVGVPSSVECFSNCLMMKTACSYSMSLDGQIAKGQGNVLAFTVNNWVEELTVTCTVTVEDTGLTATTTKQLQVLAGPVNVSITGPDLMNPSVSHTYSCHAYCRPSCIYAWKTDKGPWIGGQGNVISVTPLEMDNSKMLICKATNSVSGLFDTATRNIAVASGPSDVQIKGPDVIEIAKKYKFVCTAECLPSCRYVSSVDSQTVRGNMIEIAVDYPLQSVTLRCEAQNIASRRTTTAVKTVQIAGSDRNLSTRPEATLAVLLLAFIISGAFTLM
- the LOC114550130 gene encoding uncharacterized protein LOC114550130 isoform X5, translating into MENTYKSKQYGGRSNLSRLLLLLFLAGLQPVLSSDGETPGLDGDDDDDDQGPDLMNPSVSHTYSCHAYCRPSCIYAWKTDKGPWIGGQGNVISVTPLEMDNSKMLICKATNSVSGLFDTATRNIAVASGPSDVQIKGPDVIEIAKKYKFVCTAECLPSCRYVSSVDSQTVRGNMIEIAVDYPLQSVTLRCEAQNIASRRTTTAVKTVQIAGSDRNLSTRPEATLAVLLLAFIISGAFTLM